A single Candidatus Cloacimonadota bacterium DNA region contains:
- the sppA gene encoding signal peptide peptidase SppA, with the protein MKSKWFAFGCLTSFLIVVLIIFLSLSGLNKIGKEFTGSKQFSRVNDNSFLHIALNGSIVAYNEYEEGYFNSSETSVHDLVNKITVAAKDEKISGILLEPNFISAGYADLHELMNALEAFRATGKQVITYLDFAMNKDYFLASVSDKIYLNPSASAGIVLTGVGGNVLFYKDLFDKIGIDVTVLSAGKYKGAGETYSRSSFSNPVKQNISKLYDSIYNSVLENIARNRELNKSEIKHIFEQRDQLFINHNAALDYKLVDELFYRDDVIKKYFLKNKLVDYKKYNATLNPVSAYKIAVVYAQGTIAPNMNIPSANNLSAEKLNSVLEDLRLDNSVKAIVLRVNSPGGSALISENITQKISQVKEQKPVIVSMGNVAASGGYYISSLADHIFVDPFTITGSIGVVAMFPNVEGLSDKLGINSEDIGKGKYVHAFDFYKKPSNSDIAAMNKSLQETYLEFKERVSFGRSMSLQEVEQVAQGQVWSSFDAVANGLADEIGILGDAIRKAAELSGTASYQVSYFPKKKSMLQELLKKGFDLDVATKLLESELPEEFRINETKDLLIGIKNHPVQTLMPFRLQP; encoded by the coding sequence ATGAAATCAAAATGGTTTGCTTTTGGATGTTTAACATCTTTCCTGATAGTAGTTTTGATAATATTTTTATCCCTTTCCGGTTTGAATAAAATAGGTAAAGAATTTACAGGTTCAAAACAGTTTAGCAGAGTAAATGATAATTCCTTCCTGCACATTGCACTCAATGGTTCTATTGTTGCTTACAACGAATATGAAGAAGGATATTTTAACAGTTCAGAAACCAGCGTTCACGACTTAGTAAATAAAATAACTGTAGCAGCAAAAGATGAAAAAATTTCCGGGATACTTCTGGAACCGAATTTCATTTCGGCAGGATATGCAGACTTGCACGAACTTATGAATGCTCTGGAAGCTTTTAGAGCGACTGGCAAGCAAGTTATTACATATCTGGATTTTGCCATGAACAAAGATTATTTTCTGGCTTCTGTGAGCGACAAAATATATTTGAATCCATCAGCTTCAGCAGGAATCGTGTTAACAGGAGTTGGCGGCAACGTTCTTTTTTACAAAGATCTTTTCGATAAAATAGGAATCGATGTAACAGTGCTTTCTGCCGGTAAATACAAAGGAGCCGGCGAAACTTATTCCCGCTCATCATTTTCTAATCCTGTAAAGCAGAACATATCAAAGCTTTACGATTCTATCTACAATTCTGTTCTGGAAAATATTGCACGAAATAGAGAATTGAACAAATCGGAGATCAAGCACATTTTTGAACAACGGGATCAACTTTTCATAAATCACAATGCCGCCTTAGATTACAAGCTGGTAGATGAACTATTTTATCGAGATGATGTTATCAAAAAATACTTTTTGAAGAATAAACTTGTTGATTATAAAAAATATAATGCAACTTTAAATCCTGTTTCCGCTTATAAAATAGCCGTAGTTTATGCCCAGGGCACGATTGCTCCGAATATGAACATTCCATCTGCCAATAATCTTTCTGCTGAGAAATTGAATTCGGTGTTGGAGGATCTGAGATTGGATAATTCTGTAAAAGCAATTGTACTTCGGGTAAACAGCCCGGGTGGAAGTGCACTTATTTCAGAAAATATTACCCAAAAGATCAGTCAGGTAAAAGAGCAGAAACCCGTAATTGTATCGATGGGAAATGTGGCTGCTTCCGGTGGATATTACATTTCATCGCTGGCAGATCATATTTTTGTAGATCCTTTCACTATTACAGGCTCAATCGGCGTGGTTGCGATGTTCCCCAATGTGGAAGGTTTATCGGATAAACTTGGCATTAATAGCGAAGATATCGGTAAGGGAAAATATGTTCATGCTTTCGATTTTTACAAAAAACCTTCCAACAGCGATATTGCTGCGATGAATAAATCTCTGCAGGAAACTTATCTTGAATTCAAAGAGCGTGTTTCTTTTGGCAGATCGATGAGCCTGCAGGAAGTAGAACAAGTTGCTCAAGGTCAGGTTTGGAGCAGCTTTGATGCTGTAGCAAATGGTTTAGCAGATGAGATTGGAATATTAGGAGATGCTATTCGTAAAGCTGCTGAACTTTCTGGAACAGCCAGTTATCAGGTTTCTTACTTTCCCAAGAAGAAAAGCATGCTGCAGGAACTTTTGAAAAAAGGTT